CTGACACGATGGCGCGCCTCGAACCCGGAGGGGGCGTGAAGCAAGAGGACTCGGTGCAGGCCCGGTTGGATCGGATGGAGCTGCCGTTCAACGCGTACGGGGTGGACCCCTACGGCGTGTCCAAGTGGCACCTGCGCATCGTCTTCGAGGCGATGAGCTTCTTCTACCGGCAGTACTTCCGGGTGCGCTGTCACGGAATCGAAAACGTGCCGGCGCGCGGGCGGGCCATGCTGGTGGGCAACCACTCGGGCGGGGTGGCGGTGGACGGGGCGATGATCGTCACCTCGTGCTTCCTGGAGATGGAGCCGCCGAGGCTGGCGCAGGGCATGGCGGAGAAGTTCATCAACGCCATGCCGGTGGCCTCGACGTGGACGAGCCGCTGCGGCCAGTTCCCCGGCCTGCCAGAGCACGCGGTGCGGCTGCTGGAGGAGGACCGGCTGCTGATGGTCTTCCCGGAAGGCGCGCGCGGCACCGCGAAGCTCTACCCGCACCGCTACGACCTGGTGGATTTCGGCACGGGCTTCATGCGCCTGGCGCTCAAGACGCGCTCGCCCATCGTCCCGTTCGGCTTCCTGGGGGGCGGGGCCGCCATCCCCACGGTGGCCAACCTCTACGGGCTGGGACGGCTCCTCGGGGTGCCCTACGTCCCCGTGACGCCCTACCTGCTGCCACTTCCCCTCCCCGTGCCCCTGGAGATCCACTATGGCGAGCCCATGGTCTTCGAGGGCACGGGCAACGAGGATGACGTGGTCATCCAGGGCTACGTGGAGCAGGTGAAGAGCCGCATCGCGGGCATCATCGAGCAGCGCCGTCACGAGCGCTGGGAGGGGCGTTGAGCCATGAGGGTCCTCATCCTCGGCATTGGTGGAGCGGTGGCACAGCGGGTGGCGCTGGCGCTGCGGGACAAGGGGCACACGGTGCTCGGCATCGACACGCGACCGTGGGAGGACGCGCCGTCGGACATCGAGCTGCACGCGGTGGATCTGCGCAAGCGGGCGGCGGAGGACGTCTTCCGCACGCGGCGGCCCGAGGCGGTGGTGCACATGGCCACGGTGACGTCGCTGCGCGTGCAGGGCGAGGAGCGCCACCGCATCAACCTGGGCGGCACGCGCGTGGTGTTCGAGCACTGCCGGGCCTACGGGGTGAAGCACGCCGTCTTCGTGGGCCGGCACACCTTCTACGGGGCGGCGCCGGACTCGGCGCTGTACCACACGG
This is a stretch of genomic DNA from Archangium violaceum. It encodes these proteins:
- a CDS encoding lysophospholipid acyltransferase family protein — translated: MELPFNAYGVDPYGVSKWHLRIVFEAMSFFYRQYFRVRCHGIENVPARGRAMLVGNHSGGVAVDGAMIVTSCFLEMEPPRLAQGMAEKFINAMPVASTWTSRCGQFPGLPEHAVRLLEEDRLLMVFPEGARGTAKLYPHRYDLVDFGTGFMRLALKTRSPIVPFGFLGGGAAIPTVANLYGLGRLLGVPYVPVTPYLLPLPLPVPLEIHYGEPMVFEGTGNEDDVVIQGYVEQVKSRIAGIIEQRRHERWEGR